From the genome of Carassius gibelio isolate Cgi1373 ecotype wild population from Czech Republic chromosome A16, carGib1.2-hapl.c, whole genome shotgun sequence, one region includes:
- the LOC128030718 gene encoding zinc finger protein 687a isoform X1, with amino-acid sequence MQQIFFIHMGMGDMKTPDFDDLLAAFDIPDIDAKEAIQSDTDGNHIERSDVVGKERSGSPCLRPPESPEPVLSSPHNDPSIVSVIVKNSVQADDKAEGNVTGDISGAGASHESAQKGPSEDGLVPSDQFIYNGLETVSDVPTKPSPPPALTRMQPNGQLWSSDGTSSKHPPSTFSPPQSLPLSDPPILSSHLIGPNFSPRVDCEDAQPLNGSVRAGVRRPLSEDEESEPDLGSPALVIQESPDSQLCSAPKVPRMQRSPSSVFQPSSPSSPSLPFSNTQIEEPSVQNPTLLQNRINQTPLTSTNDLPVEEKDAEHIIEERDSPESPEPEIPQPHPSLPSNQQEDNEPEQQVRREEAPQDQVFDTSVGLQEKSDLQLNTEDGGAEETERKSTEPTLVDSPSEDSTKSSAVPSKPLKVRINTVKTTAGNTRTVSKVPPKGGKGPGGSKVQAGTRRIQRSGATSQRLAQGSKVTMLPVSTLQDASTAMLFAASKAQNQMAASLSTTAVKITRTSTLPSISSSSMPGVRSLGKKTVNGNPGTAKPASIVNSPGAVISRSQSSLVEAFNKILNSKNPLPSYQPDLSIPPPPEWGLRLPSMGYRCLECGDAFALERSLARHYDRRSMRIEVSCNHCSKRLAFFNKCSLLLHAREHKEKGLVMQCSHLVMSPVSVEQMIGQQDTVPIVSITGVLSPAASALSSIKESGVHLAQSSDNSCPECWSPFKGKAEIVAHFQEVESGGTEACCMQCSPPMPLWNSCSAAAHRRLHQQLPPLVCPECGVICPSNDLNTHLNQSCLHYSRRLGYRCACCHLVFGGMNSLNAVKNHMQTAHCEIFHKCPSCPMAFKSPSGAEAHCTSLHPELPETARQSKEIYKCVMCRTVFTQKALLSVHIDTHLTKQKMHVFKCPECNKLFTQRSSLLEHVKDSHRDFSMYDTSAENNLVKMESSDGEEWGRDEDKDRGRMAREDGSSAAQSWRCSQCQMHYTDKENYITHMSEQHGKELKKFPCTLCEGSFSSSSSLRRHIRVKHKGIKRAFYCQLCTGGKRSFSSKLILEKHIQAQHGGRAAKETVPRITDAADSSSEHDGGPGTLGGGASVEAESRLAESSLTRPRRGAAAEEQEATGFRCMPCGFTTEDREEFLQHIVCHRDGASSFQCQQCGACFASSSSLSRHLFISHRVRDSPSDHAVASPVTGSNSVTSDSAVAAGSPGSPSSLGGTLVEDGEGKHTCKVCGRYFSKPADLSTHFRTHGMAFISAYKTDKPA; translated from the exons ATGCAACAG ATATTTTTCATCCACATGGGAATGGGGGACATGAAGACACCAGATTTTGATGACCTGCTGGCAGCGTTTGACATTCCAGACATTGATGCCAAAGAAGCAATTCAGTCTGACACTGATGGTAATCATATTGAACGCAGTGATGTTGTTGGAAAGGAGAGAAGTGGAAGTCCATGCCTAAGACCTCCAGAAAGCCCTGAGCCTGTTCTTTCATCTCCACATAATGACCCCTCTATTGTTAGTGTGATTGTAAAAAACAGTGTACAGGCTGATGACAAAGCTGAAGGAAATGTAACTGGGGATATTTCTGGTGCTGGTGCATCACATGAGTCTGCCCAGAAAGGTCCCAGTGAAGATGGCCTGGTGCCTTCAGATCAGTTCATCTATAATGGACTGGAAACTGTTTCAGATGTGCCTACAAAACCCTCTCCGCCACCAGCTCTAACCCGGATGCAGCCCAATGGGCAGCTTTGGTCTAGTGATGGCACATCTTCTAAACACCCTCCTAGCACTTTCTCCCCACCTCAGTCTTTACCCCTATCTGATCCCCCCATCTTATCTTCACATTTAATTGGTCCAAACTTTTCTCCAAGAGTTGATTGTGAGGATGCACAACCATTAAATGGTTCTGTGAGGGCAGGAGTCCGCCGACCCTTGTCTGAAGATGAAGAATCTGAACCAGACCTCGGTAGCCCTGCGCTTGTCATCCAGGAAAGCCCGGATTCCCAGCTGTGCTCCGCTCCCAAGGTACCACGCATGCAGCGGTCTCCTTCAAGTGTGTTTCAGCCATCCTCTCCATCATCCCCTTCCTTACCATTTAGTAACACTCAAATTGAGGAGCCGTCTGTCCAGAATCCAACACTTCTACAAAACCGCATCAACCAAACACCTCTGACCTCCACAAATGATCTGCCAGTTGAAGAAAAAGACGCAGAGCACATAATCGAGGAGAGAGATTCTCCTGAAAGCCCTGAGCCAGAAATCCCTCAACCCCATCCATCTCTGCCATCAAATCAACAAGAAGACAATGAACCAGAACAGCAGGTCCGAAGAGAAGAAGCCCCTCAAGATCAAGTTTTTGACACGAGCGTTGGTTTGCAGGAGAAGAGTGATCTTCAACTAAATACAGAGGATGGTGGAGCTGAGGAGACCGAAAGGAAATCCACCGAGCCTACTTTGGTAGATTCACCCTCTGAAGATTCCACCAAGTCCAGCGCGGTCCCCTCCAAGCCTCTCAAAGTCAGAATCAATACTGTCAAAACGACTGCTGGAAACACACGTACTGTATCTAAAGTGCCTCCCAAAGGAGGGAAGGGTCCTGGTGGCTCTAAGGTTCAAGCAGGGACCCGTAGGATTCAGAGGTCTGGTGCTACATCTCAAAGGCTAGCTCAGGGTTCAAAGGTGACAATGTTGCCAGTATCCACCCTTCAGGATGCCAGTACAGCTATGTTATTTGCAGCCAGCAAGGCACAGAATCAAATGGCCGCCAGTCTTTCCACCACCGCAGTCAAGATCACTAGAACGTCAACCCTCCCTTCCATCTCTTCTTCATCCATGCCTGGGGTTCGCTCTTTGGGGAAGAAAACAGTGAATGGGAATCCTGGGACAGCCAAACCAGCCTCCATTGTAAACAGCCCGGGGGCTGTGATCTCACGTAGCCAGTCTAGCCTAGTTGAGGCCTTCAACAAAATCCTAAACAGTAAGAATCCACTGCCAAGTTATCAGCCAGACCTCTCCATCCCTCCTCCCCCAGAATGGGGTCTTCGATTGCCCTCAATGGGATACCGTTGCCTTGAATGCGGGGATGCTTTTGCACTGGAGCGCAGCCTGGCAAGGCATTATGACCGGCGCTCTATGAGGATCGAGGTGTCCTGTAACCACTGCTCCAAACGCCTGGCTTTCTTTAATAAGTGCAGCCTGCTGCTCCATGCACGAGAGCACAAGGAGAAGGGGCTGGTTATGCAGTGCTCGCACCTCGTCATGAGTCCTGTCAGTGTGGAGCAGATGATTGGCCAGCAGGATACCGTGCCTATAG TGTCTATTACAGGTGTGCTCTCTCCAGCTGCCTCCGCTCTGTCTTCCATTAAAGAAAGTGGTGTCCATCTGGCTCAATCTTCTGATAACAG CTGTCCAGAGTGTTGGAGTCCGTTCAAAGGGAAGGCAGAAATAGTAGCACACTTTCAAGAGGTGGAGTCTGGTGGTACTGAAGCG TGTTGCATGCAGTGTTCTCCTCCGATGCCGCTGTGGAACTCGTGTAGTGCCGCGGCTCACCGCCGGTTACATCAGCAGCTCCCTCCGCTGGTGTGCCCTGAATGTGGAGTCATCTGTCCGAGTAACGACCTCAACACTCATCTGAATCAAAGCTGCCTGCACTACTCACGACGCCTTGGATATAG ATGTGCCTGTTGTCATTTGGTGTTTGGAGGAATGAATAGCTTGAATGCTGTGAAGAATCACATGCAGACGGCCCACTGTGAGATCTTCCATAAATGCCCCTCCTGCCCCATGGCTTTCAAATCTCCCTCTGGCGCTGAAGCCCACTGCACCTCCCTGCATCCTGAACTTCCTGAGACAGCAAGGCAGTCCAA GGAGATCTATAAATGTGTGATGTGTCGGACTGTTTTTACCCAAAAAGCATTGCTCAGCGTCCATATTGACACTCACTTAACCAAGCAGAAGATGCACGTCTTTAAATGTCCTGAATGTAACAAGCTGTTCACGCAGAGAAGTTCCCTTCTTGAGCATGTTAAG GACTCTCACAGGGACTTTAGCATGTATGACACATCGGCAGAGAACAACTTGGTAAAGATGGAGAGCTCTGATGGGGAGGAGTGGGGACGGGATGAAGACAAGGACAGAGGAAGAATGGCGAGAGAGGATGGGAGCTCTGCTGCCCAGAGCTGGCGTTGTTCACAGTGCCAGATGCACTACACAGACAAGGAGAACTACATCACCCACATGTCTGAGCAGCATGGCAAG gaactGAAGAAGTTTCCATGCACTCTTTGTGAAGGGTCCTTCTCTTCATCCTCAAGTTTAAGACGGCACATCCGTGTCAAGCACAAAGGCATCAAAAGAGCATTTTATTGCCA ACTCTGTACAGGTGGGAAGAGGAGCTTCAGCAGTAAACTGATTCTGGAGAAACATATTCAGGCTCAGCATGGAGGAAGAGCAGCCAAGGAG ACAGTTCCTCGTATCACAGATGCAGCTGACAGCTCATCTGAGCATGATGGTGGCCCTGGCACTTTGGGAGGCGGGGCCTCAGTTGAAGCAGAAAGCCGATTGGCTGAGAGCAGCCTGACCAGGCCTCGCAGGGGAGCTGCAGCTGAGGAGCAGGAAGCCACAGGATTCCGCTGTATGCCGTGTGGTTTTACAACAGAGGACAGGGAGGAGTTTCTCCAGCATATTGTTTGTCACCGTGACGGGGCAAGCAGCTTTCAGTGTCAGCAGTGTGGGGCGTGTTTTGCGTCCTCCTCGTCCCTCAGCAGACATCTCTTCATCAGCCACCGTGTGCGGGATTCCCCCTCCGACCACGCTGTGGCGTCTCCTGTCACTGGTTCAAATTCTGTGACCTCGGACTCTGCAGTTGCAGCAGGGTCCCCAGGGTCACCCTCGAGTTTAGGGGGGACACTGGTGGAGGATGGGGAAGGTAAGCACACCTGTAAGGTGTGTGGACGTTACTTTAGCAAACCTGCTGATCTCAGTACACACTTCAGAACTCACGGCATGGCCTTCATCAGCGCATACAAAACAGACAAACCAGCTTAG
- the LOC128030718 gene encoding zinc finger protein 687a isoform X2 has protein sequence MQQIFFIHMGMGDMKTPDFDDLLAAFDIPDIDAKEAIQSDTDGNHIERSDVVGKERSGSPCLRPPESPEPVLSSPHNDPSIVSVIVKNSVQADDKAEGNVTGDISGAGASHESAQKGPSEDGLVPSDQFIYNGLETVSDVPTKPSPPPALTRMQPNGQLWSSDGTSSKHPPSTFSPPQSLPLSDPPILSSHLIGPNFSPRVDCEDAQPLNGSVRAGVRRPLSEDEESEPDLGSPALVIQESPDSQLCSAPKVPRMQRSPSSVFQPSSPSSPSLPFSNTQIEEPSVQNPTLLQNRINQTPLTSTNDLPVEEKDAEHIIEERDSPESPEPEIPQPHPSLPSNQQEDNEPEQQVRREEAPQDQVFDTSVGLQEKSDLQLNTEDGGAEETERKSTEPTLVDSPSEDSTKSSAVPSKPLKVRINTVKTTAGNTRTVSKVPPKGGKGPGGSKVQAGTRRIQRSGATSQRLAQGSKVTMLPVSTLQDASTAMLFAASKAQNQMAASLSTTAVKITRTSTLPSISSSSMPGVRSLGKKTVNGNPGTAKPASIVNSPGAVISRSQSSLVEAFNKILNSKNPLPSYQPDLSIPPPPEWGLRLPSMGYRCLECGDAFALERSLARHYDRRSMRIEVSCNHCSKRLAFFNKCSLLLHAREHKEKGLVMQCSHLVMSPVSVEQMIGQQDTVPIGVLSPAASALSSIKESGVHLAQSSDNSCPECWSPFKGKAEIVAHFQEVESGGTEACCMQCSPPMPLWNSCSAAAHRRLHQQLPPLVCPECGVICPSNDLNTHLNQSCLHYSRRLGYRCACCHLVFGGMNSLNAVKNHMQTAHCEIFHKCPSCPMAFKSPSGAEAHCTSLHPELPETARQSKEIYKCVMCRTVFTQKALLSVHIDTHLTKQKMHVFKCPECNKLFTQRSSLLEHVKDSHRDFSMYDTSAENNLVKMESSDGEEWGRDEDKDRGRMAREDGSSAAQSWRCSQCQMHYTDKENYITHMSEQHGKELKKFPCTLCEGSFSSSSSLRRHIRVKHKGIKRAFYCQLCTGGKRSFSSKLILEKHIQAQHGGRAAKETVPRITDAADSSSEHDGGPGTLGGGASVEAESRLAESSLTRPRRGAAAEEQEATGFRCMPCGFTTEDREEFLQHIVCHRDGASSFQCQQCGACFASSSSLSRHLFISHRVRDSPSDHAVASPVTGSNSVTSDSAVAAGSPGSPSSLGGTLVEDGEGKHTCKVCGRYFSKPADLSTHFRTHGMAFISAYKTDKPA, from the exons ATGCAACAG ATATTTTTCATCCACATGGGAATGGGGGACATGAAGACACCAGATTTTGATGACCTGCTGGCAGCGTTTGACATTCCAGACATTGATGCCAAAGAAGCAATTCAGTCTGACACTGATGGTAATCATATTGAACGCAGTGATGTTGTTGGAAAGGAGAGAAGTGGAAGTCCATGCCTAAGACCTCCAGAAAGCCCTGAGCCTGTTCTTTCATCTCCACATAATGACCCCTCTATTGTTAGTGTGATTGTAAAAAACAGTGTACAGGCTGATGACAAAGCTGAAGGAAATGTAACTGGGGATATTTCTGGTGCTGGTGCATCACATGAGTCTGCCCAGAAAGGTCCCAGTGAAGATGGCCTGGTGCCTTCAGATCAGTTCATCTATAATGGACTGGAAACTGTTTCAGATGTGCCTACAAAACCCTCTCCGCCACCAGCTCTAACCCGGATGCAGCCCAATGGGCAGCTTTGGTCTAGTGATGGCACATCTTCTAAACACCCTCCTAGCACTTTCTCCCCACCTCAGTCTTTACCCCTATCTGATCCCCCCATCTTATCTTCACATTTAATTGGTCCAAACTTTTCTCCAAGAGTTGATTGTGAGGATGCACAACCATTAAATGGTTCTGTGAGGGCAGGAGTCCGCCGACCCTTGTCTGAAGATGAAGAATCTGAACCAGACCTCGGTAGCCCTGCGCTTGTCATCCAGGAAAGCCCGGATTCCCAGCTGTGCTCCGCTCCCAAGGTACCACGCATGCAGCGGTCTCCTTCAAGTGTGTTTCAGCCATCCTCTCCATCATCCCCTTCCTTACCATTTAGTAACACTCAAATTGAGGAGCCGTCTGTCCAGAATCCAACACTTCTACAAAACCGCATCAACCAAACACCTCTGACCTCCACAAATGATCTGCCAGTTGAAGAAAAAGACGCAGAGCACATAATCGAGGAGAGAGATTCTCCTGAAAGCCCTGAGCCAGAAATCCCTCAACCCCATCCATCTCTGCCATCAAATCAACAAGAAGACAATGAACCAGAACAGCAGGTCCGAAGAGAAGAAGCCCCTCAAGATCAAGTTTTTGACACGAGCGTTGGTTTGCAGGAGAAGAGTGATCTTCAACTAAATACAGAGGATGGTGGAGCTGAGGAGACCGAAAGGAAATCCACCGAGCCTACTTTGGTAGATTCACCCTCTGAAGATTCCACCAAGTCCAGCGCGGTCCCCTCCAAGCCTCTCAAAGTCAGAATCAATACTGTCAAAACGACTGCTGGAAACACACGTACTGTATCTAAAGTGCCTCCCAAAGGAGGGAAGGGTCCTGGTGGCTCTAAGGTTCAAGCAGGGACCCGTAGGATTCAGAGGTCTGGTGCTACATCTCAAAGGCTAGCTCAGGGTTCAAAGGTGACAATGTTGCCAGTATCCACCCTTCAGGATGCCAGTACAGCTATGTTATTTGCAGCCAGCAAGGCACAGAATCAAATGGCCGCCAGTCTTTCCACCACCGCAGTCAAGATCACTAGAACGTCAACCCTCCCTTCCATCTCTTCTTCATCCATGCCTGGGGTTCGCTCTTTGGGGAAGAAAACAGTGAATGGGAATCCTGGGACAGCCAAACCAGCCTCCATTGTAAACAGCCCGGGGGCTGTGATCTCACGTAGCCAGTCTAGCCTAGTTGAGGCCTTCAACAAAATCCTAAACAGTAAGAATCCACTGCCAAGTTATCAGCCAGACCTCTCCATCCCTCCTCCCCCAGAATGGGGTCTTCGATTGCCCTCAATGGGATACCGTTGCCTTGAATGCGGGGATGCTTTTGCACTGGAGCGCAGCCTGGCAAGGCATTATGACCGGCGCTCTATGAGGATCGAGGTGTCCTGTAACCACTGCTCCAAACGCCTGGCTTTCTTTAATAAGTGCAGCCTGCTGCTCCATGCACGAGAGCACAAGGAGAAGGGGCTGGTTATGCAGTGCTCGCACCTCGTCATGAGTCCTGTCAGTGTGGAGCAGATGATTGGCCAGCAGGATACCGTGCCTATAG GTGTGCTCTCTCCAGCTGCCTCCGCTCTGTCTTCCATTAAAGAAAGTGGTGTCCATCTGGCTCAATCTTCTGATAACAG CTGTCCAGAGTGTTGGAGTCCGTTCAAAGGGAAGGCAGAAATAGTAGCACACTTTCAAGAGGTGGAGTCTGGTGGTACTGAAGCG TGTTGCATGCAGTGTTCTCCTCCGATGCCGCTGTGGAACTCGTGTAGTGCCGCGGCTCACCGCCGGTTACATCAGCAGCTCCCTCCGCTGGTGTGCCCTGAATGTGGAGTCATCTGTCCGAGTAACGACCTCAACACTCATCTGAATCAAAGCTGCCTGCACTACTCACGACGCCTTGGATATAG ATGTGCCTGTTGTCATTTGGTGTTTGGAGGAATGAATAGCTTGAATGCTGTGAAGAATCACATGCAGACGGCCCACTGTGAGATCTTCCATAAATGCCCCTCCTGCCCCATGGCTTTCAAATCTCCCTCTGGCGCTGAAGCCCACTGCACCTCCCTGCATCCTGAACTTCCTGAGACAGCAAGGCAGTCCAA GGAGATCTATAAATGTGTGATGTGTCGGACTGTTTTTACCCAAAAAGCATTGCTCAGCGTCCATATTGACACTCACTTAACCAAGCAGAAGATGCACGTCTTTAAATGTCCTGAATGTAACAAGCTGTTCACGCAGAGAAGTTCCCTTCTTGAGCATGTTAAG GACTCTCACAGGGACTTTAGCATGTATGACACATCGGCAGAGAACAACTTGGTAAAGATGGAGAGCTCTGATGGGGAGGAGTGGGGACGGGATGAAGACAAGGACAGAGGAAGAATGGCGAGAGAGGATGGGAGCTCTGCTGCCCAGAGCTGGCGTTGTTCACAGTGCCAGATGCACTACACAGACAAGGAGAACTACATCACCCACATGTCTGAGCAGCATGGCAAG gaactGAAGAAGTTTCCATGCACTCTTTGTGAAGGGTCCTTCTCTTCATCCTCAAGTTTAAGACGGCACATCCGTGTCAAGCACAAAGGCATCAAAAGAGCATTTTATTGCCA ACTCTGTACAGGTGGGAAGAGGAGCTTCAGCAGTAAACTGATTCTGGAGAAACATATTCAGGCTCAGCATGGAGGAAGAGCAGCCAAGGAG ACAGTTCCTCGTATCACAGATGCAGCTGACAGCTCATCTGAGCATGATGGTGGCCCTGGCACTTTGGGAGGCGGGGCCTCAGTTGAAGCAGAAAGCCGATTGGCTGAGAGCAGCCTGACCAGGCCTCGCAGGGGAGCTGCAGCTGAGGAGCAGGAAGCCACAGGATTCCGCTGTATGCCGTGTGGTTTTACAACAGAGGACAGGGAGGAGTTTCTCCAGCATATTGTTTGTCACCGTGACGGGGCAAGCAGCTTTCAGTGTCAGCAGTGTGGGGCGTGTTTTGCGTCCTCCTCGTCCCTCAGCAGACATCTCTTCATCAGCCACCGTGTGCGGGATTCCCCCTCCGACCACGCTGTGGCGTCTCCTGTCACTGGTTCAAATTCTGTGACCTCGGACTCTGCAGTTGCAGCAGGGTCCCCAGGGTCACCCTCGAGTTTAGGGGGGACACTGGTGGAGGATGGGGAAGGTAAGCACACCTGTAAGGTGTGTGGACGTTACTTTAGCAAACCTGCTGATCTCAGTACACACTTCAGAACTCACGGCATGGCCTTCATCAGCGCATACAAAACAGACAAACCAGCTTAG